The stretch of DNA CGGGAGGCCCTTCAGGGCTCTGAGCAGACCTCTGTTTTGGGCAAGATAAAACCTCTTCTGCACAAGCCCCGCCCTCTGGGAAAAAGGGGGCGTGGTGGGGGATGGTTGCTAAGACACTCTGGGGAAATCGTGATGAGCCATCCATACAGCTCATGGAATTTTCAGGGTCTTTCACTTCCAAAAATTTTTTATCAAAATGATGATCTGTAAGCTgacagaaaaaaactgaattgcAGACAATCACACcagctaaaaaaaaaggaaattggcGAATAAATAATTGCCGTTCTACCAAGTGGCAGAACTAGGTCTGACACATGTTCATATCCCTTGTTGCGGTTTcctgcatttttcatgtttttaaaacattcGATCGTGGTTAAGTGAACAGGACCTACATCCACAGACAGTGTGGTGTCACACTGAGAGGTGCTCTGGAGGTGTCTGTGGTGATTTGTGGACACGTCAGAAACAGCTGGTGTGGCCTCCTATCCAAGAATGCAGTTCACAGACCACTAACTGGAAGCAGACAAGCTGTacgtacatatttcatttcggTGCACGGTTGTCACCAGACATATGTACTGTAAAGGCTTTCTGAATGCGGCATGCCTGACATGTGGCTGGTTAGTGATGATCTTGTAAAACCAGCTGTAACCCCTGGCTTATGTAATGATTGAGGACCTTCAGTACCAGGATGTTTTGTGAGGAGATTGCAATAGACAACAGCAGCCTATTTCTGCAGaccacagctacagacagaGGTGGGGAACTAAGCCACATAATGGGAAGAGCCATTGTGCATGTTTGCACGTTGATCTGAGCAAGTTGTGTGCCTTCACAGTGCAGTGTCCTTCATCAGGACCTATCAGCATGTGGAAAAACAGGGCGTGTCAGTCGACGGGCTAACGGTATGACCTTGTGTTTTCAGTGCGCACAACCCCTTCCTCAGCGATCAGGCTCTTGGGAGGATATTGAAGACATTCCATTATATTTCATGATCGTCCACAAAGGAAATAGGTTCAAAAAAGATGCTGAAAAGGACACCACGGCGGTGCAGTGAATAGCACTGTCGCGTCAGAGCGAGACGGAACCAAGTTCGAATCCCAATGAGGAGGGGTGAcagggcggcctgcagcgtagtggttaaggtaaatgactgggacacgcaaggttggtggttctaatcccggtgtagccacaataagatccgcacagccgttgggcccttgagcaaggcccttaaccctgcattgctccagggggggattgtctcctgcttagtctaatcaactgtacgtcgctctgggtaagaacatctgccaaatgccaataatgtaatgtaatgtgacaagTTTTCTGCCAGGTacaccggtttcctcccacagtccaaagacaggcaGTAGGATAATTCAATTGCAATTACCTATGAATGTCTAAGagaatggactggcgacctgtccagggtgtattcctgcctcttgcccttTGCTCTCTCTTCAGTTAATAGTTTATATCACTTTTAACGCAGTGCAAAATGCAGTCACCATATAAACCAAAATACTTGTTCGAAATGCAGATACACAAATGCAGGTATACAATTATTTAGGGCCCACAATAATTGCCATACAGGCCTGGAACTCTATACGCCACCTAAATGGCCTTCAAACTGATCAAGTTCCCTCCTACATGTATCGAGGAATCTGGTTATGCTcaactttgttttaaaaattgATGTAGGCCAGAACAAAACTAAGCTTCTTTTATAGGAATAAatcatttttcacttttaaCAGGAAAATAACGGGAAATAATTGTATAATCCACATTCTTATCATTCGTATCAGACCATGGAGATATCATTTAAATGCACGCATCTGCTACCACCTTAAAATTACTAGATTAAGTCTATTATAACACCCTTTGGTTCATCACTATTTACATTGCACACATCATTGTAATCTGGCCAACACCAGAATCTATTTTCTTTCTTGTCTCTGATGTTTTGAAGATATGAGGCTTTCACATAAATTCCAGCAAGCCTGACGAAAGCACCAGGTGAGATCTGAACAAAACCTACATTTTCATTATAGCATAACACACTGCAACCCCATTGGAACACTAGTTTACAAACAAAAGACTAGAGGGACTGCCAACCTTTAAGGTAAAAATGAGAGACAGTATACACATTGGGCCTCACAAAAGCAGAACCCTCTGGAATTATGTGAAAGAGTAGTTTGAAAACATCACTGTGGCAGGCCTACCCATGCATTAGGCGAATGGCTGGCTACTTAAAAAAATCAGCTGCTATACATTGCTGTCCTTCCATAAAACTAAATGGATGTCATCTTAACCCGtgcctttttattttgattgcatGAGCAGCGAGTATATTTTGTTACCATCTACTGTAAAGGCGGATAACTGCTCTTACAACTACAAGGCCTATTGCTCCCTCTGCTGACACAGATGGTTAACGCAACTTATTAAACTGAGTAAGAAGGCTTGACGTGAGCAAGAAATGAATTAGAATATCCAGCTATATTTTAAAAGAATTcaaataaacatacataatTTAACACTTAATTTAAATGCAGTATAATTCagtctaactgtgtgtgtacgCCTACCTCGATTCGAAACCCGGCTAAAAGTAGGCTTAAATGCCGCTTGAGTGGGACGTTCTACATGTTTTGTTCGCATGCGTTTGCCGTAGTTGTTTGGGGGTGTGCACACTCCGGCTTGACTGCATAACAGACGGTGCTCGGTACACGATTTGTCTGTCACCGTTTAGGCCTGTGTCCGTGGTACTATTCTCACAATCATGGCTGGGAAGCGAGCGTTGGTCATTTTAGCCAAGGGTGCAGAAGAGATGGAGACGGTCATACCGGTGGACGTCATGCGCAGGGCTGGGGTGTGTAAAACGATCAGCCACATGATTAACGGTCTTGCTGATGCTCTGTGAAAAGTCGATCAGATTTAAGAAGTTTGCTAGCTGGTGCTAACTGCGTTGCTGACCTACCTAGTTGCCTGCTGTTAATAGTGAAAATATCCCATTCAAATATAACTTTAGTGATTAACGTTAGCTTTACAGATTATTAAAACTCAATACCGATGTCTTTTTATTGAAAGACGCACTCTTCTGAATATAGCTACAGCAGTCTGGGGAGGTAGTTCTGTTAACTGGCTAGCTCGATTCAGTGAAGCCATGTGGCTTTCTATTCATCAAAAGTGCAagcaattcaaaacaaaaacaatagtaaTGTGCATTTGAAAATCAGAGAAGCACAGCAGTGACTTAAGAAATGTTTAAATCATAGCTACTTTATTGCCTCGCTAGCTACGCAGAAGAAAGCATACGCAGCACCATGCAGCACTCAGTTCATTGGCGTTGCTGCTAATACTAATTTGACAAGATGACTAGCTGGCTACATAAACAATTTGTACCACAATTTACTATATGAGTGAGCAAACGCCTTATGAAATGGTAGCTGACCTTATCTGTTAGACAGGGAGATATAAGGCTACCCCGTTGACTTGAAATATGAGATGCAGGCCACTGCAAATGTCAAAGTGCGCAGCCACTACGACTGTAAATGGTCAGCAACGTTCCAGTAAATGATTCATATACGCGGAGAACTTCGCAAATTAGCTTCCTTTCTGTGTTCAATGTTTATGTCCCTTGATGTCTCCGAGCATCTAATTTTAATACCCGTCatgcgtcccccccccccaacaataGCATCTTATTTAACCATTTTAGTGGATGTACTTTTGTCTATTGTGATGAAGATGTCATTCCTACTCTTCTGTAGATCGCAGTGACTGTGGCAGGGTTGACGGGGAAGGAGCCGGTGCTATGCAGCCGCGATGTTAACATCTGCCCTGACACCAGCCTAGAGGACGCCCGCAAACAGGTCAGTTTTATGCCCCTTTAACACCCATAAACGGGTAAATTCCTGATTCTatgtgtacaaaaaaaaaaaaaaaaaaccccccaaattTCAGTTTCTAtactgctgctgccatcaatagagttcatatgtgtgtggttttgtattGTGAGAATTTCCAGGTGTTTTGTTTACAGGGTCCATATGATGTCGTGTTGTTACCTGGAGGAGCCTTGGGAGCACAGAACCTGTCTGAGGTGAGCTCCATCACTTTCTCCTATCTGTAATGACACTCGCTGCCTGTCAAATGATATGATataatgacacaacaaacatgcAACCATAAAGGCAAAGTAATTACTCTGCCACTGATTCTGTAAATTAGGTGAAACTCTTAAGATCACATTTGACATCACATGGTTCAAATGTTATGCTACTGTAATTAGAGGAGCGCAGTCTACTTTCTTGTGTGTACATCAAACTATATTGTTGCTGCTTGAACGGACATTGTTGCCTTTAACTGCATTTATCCATTTAAACAGATCAGTGTGTCGGAATGATGTGTAACACATCTGTGCGTTACATTTTATGTAAGGCTATAAATGGACATTTACTTGGCTCTCAATTGTTCCATTGCACAGGTATAGTTAGACTCAGGAGTCTTCTGTATTTAAATGCAAGTGATATTAATAGGCAtatgcagtgtgtcagtgttccttgatctgtgtctgtctgtctgtctgtctgcagtctTCTGCTGTAAAGGAGGTGCTGAATGACCAGGAGGGCAGGAAAGGGCTGATAGCGGCCGTCTGTGCAGGTATTGCTTGCTCAGCTTCAGCATAAGGCTCACACACAAAAATCCTTTTAATTCAACTTCAGTATATTGCATAAAcagtataatgtacagtatcgTTCAGTCCAGATTCTGTATATCGCCTCAATATTCATATCCCCCCTGGAGGCCAGTaatgctggttttcttttctactTGATGGTTAATGTTTGATTAATGTGACTGGTTGGCTGGGAATGTACTCCTTGATTCAAGAGGATGAATGAGTCAGCAGTTCTTCTGGCCTCAGCAGTCAGATCAGAGTAACCCTGGTATGTACTCCAATGAATGAGTAGCTTTATACTACTATCCTGTAGCCTTCTCATATCTATTGGTGGAAGTTGGGTAAACCAGCTCTTCAACTGAAAATAATGTTGGTTGGCCACAAGGGGGCGGCCTTTCACAATGAACCAATTTCCAAGGGCACTGTGATGTGGATGAATGTTTTCACATAGATACAATGGCGTACATATCTGAAGTGCAGTTTAGCACATTAACACAATGAAGCCacagtgctgttgtgtgtgtgtgtgtgtgtggtgtgggggggggggggggaggtggaacATCAGCAGTGCGGAACCACTGCAAAGGATGTCCTATAAAGCACATGACATCTTTAGCAGTGGGAGGAGCTGTCTCCATGGCCACAGCACCATGTGTGCATTTCTAAACGGGGACATTGGTGCTGACTATTGCAATGTACTCTTTTGCAATGAACTTTGCATTGCAGTTTTAGTTCAACTGCACAAAAAGGGAGACATTGAGACTTGTGCAGGTGCCAGCATTTGCTCGTTTTAATGTTttaggcagggggaggggggttgttaCCAGTCGGCTGAGTGAGGCACTCCGTTTCCTGCATTTTGTGCCACTGTCCTTCACCCTGTgtggccctgccctgccctgccaacCACCTTCCCcaaccctgccctgccctgccaacCTCTTTCCCCAACCCCGGCCTTCCTCACCCTTCAGGACAAATCCAGGGCCTGGAACAAAAGGCGGCAGATAGCTGCACTTCAATGGCAGCCTGATGCTCCCTCTGGGACAGAAACTCGATACTACCACAGCCCGGAAGCACAATCAATATCCCCGTGATCTATATTTATGAATGGGTTTATGAGCTTACCGGAGAGCATGGAGCCTGCACTGAATGCATTGAAAGTGCTTCTTCTGTGCTGCTTTTAAACCTGGCGGATTGCTTGTAGTGACCAGGTGTCCTGTGTTCCAGGCCCCACCGCCCTCTTGGCCCATGGCATTGCCTACGGCAGTACCGTTACAACCCACCCCGGCGCCAAGGACAGGATGATGACTGGAGGTAAGGCCCGTTTTCAGGCTTCACCCCCCCTTGGGAGTAGCATATAGCATGCTGGAGGTCatccacagccaatcagcactcgCCACTGTTGAGGCCTGCTTTAATCGTGTCAGTTATCTGTTTGGTAATTTTGCTTCATGAGTCTAGTGAGACGCCCAGTGTCTCATCTCACCTGCACCCACCCCCACTGGTTGACCAGGTTCCTGCGAGTCTACCTGGTTACTGCATCTTCCTCAgactctggtctgtgtgtgtgcgaatttCTGTGTGATTGTCAATGGCGTTCACATGCTCTGGAGGAGAGAACCTGCATGTCTGTCCTTTCCATAGTGGAAGTTTTGGCTAATAATTACTtaaattccaaaaaaataaattggcacCTTGTGGCTGAGGACCCCCACATCATTTGCTACTTTGGTTAAAACACAAGTGCATATCTAGTGTGTATCAGCCTTGTATCATGCATCCATTAGAGAACAACAACTTTGactgtttaaaattaaaaaaattataatgacAATATatgtctcacagcaaggaggtcctgggttcgaatccccgttggccaggacctctctgtgcggagtttgcatgttctccccgtgtttcctcccacagtccaaagacatgcaggttaggctgattggagagtctaagttgcccataggtatgagtgtgtgaatgaatggtgtgtgtgccctgcgatggactggcgacctgtccagggtttattcctgccttttgcccaatgtatgctgggataggctccagccccctgtgaccctgttcaggataagcgggttaagataatggatggatggataatgacAATATACTATGTTACATCTTTCAGTATGCCATACATAGATGGTTCATCTATCTAAAAGTCATACAAAGAGAATTTATGAAATATACAAAacgttatttttttccacattttgaggGCCCCATTAGATTCCAGTTTGTCCCCGGTCTTCTTGGTTACAATAAAATTAGTTAAATGTACTCCATTCTGCTCAagtacgatacgatacgatgaACTTTATTGTCCCTCTCAGGGAAATTTGTCTTGGACTCTGCGATGCGTCATGAATGCCTTGACAGccacaatgacaacaaacaataCATCCTCAGCCATAACAGCATCAACAATTACATAACAGTATTGCACATATCCcataacataacacatacatacacctcaTAATAATACATGCTAAAAGATCACCGTATTAAAGGCACTATAAAAATTATTACATAAACTTCAGCCTCAAGCAGCATTGTTAAGAAATTGAATGGAAGTTGGAACAAGTGAGTTCTTAAGTAGACTGtgtaaacatttaaactgcATTTACTTTTTGCAGATTCTGTTCAAGAGTGACTTGCAAAAGTGGTGTATAAAAATCactacattctctctctctctctcgctctctctctctctctctctctctctctctctctctctctctctcgctcgctcgctcgctcgctctctcgctcgctcgctcgctcgctctctcactctctcgctctctttctctcgccctctctcgctctctctctctctctctctcgctctctcccgctctctcccatCTGCTCCAGGTCACTATACGTACTCTGAGGCCCGCGTGCAGAAGGACGGTAAGCTCATCACCAGCCGAGGCCCCGGGACCAGCTTCGAATTCGCCCTGGCCATTGTGGAGGAGCTCATGGGAGCGGAGGTCGCCGCCCAAGTCAAAGCCCCGCTTATGCTGAAAGACTgaggccacacccacacacccaagGCTACGCCTACTGCTCATCAGAACGCACTATAGCCACATCCAGTCAGATGGTAGAGTAGGAAATATTTAACCTGTCATATCATCGATGAGGGTAGATGTTGTGAAACGACAGGATGTTGCTCAGCACTGTCTGATCTTTCTGATTGAACAGTCCTTTATTTTAGGAAATGCTGGGCAAATTGAATTTAGCCCGGTGTTTTGTGCATGCCActttcctgaaataaacatgcCCTTCTTATTCTTACTAATCTGGCGCAATAAAAGGGGTGTTGTGTTCTTTTGCACTTCATTTTGCACTTGACTGGAAAGCGTTCTGtgattttgtttaaaaatgtgttggaAGATAaattttgattggctgctgaGTAAGCCACATTTTTCACAGTGCAGTTTCATTGCAGTACTGTTCGCTGAATGGATGCCAGACATTACATTTGAGGGGAAGTTTCCCAAATACAATCTATTGCTGCAGATTTcaataaattacaaatattcAAGCAATAACTCACTACAGGCAGcgatatattgtaattttaatcACAGCTAAGGGGCGTTGTTCGGCCCTCCGCGCAAC from Conger conger chromosome 14, fConCon1.1, whole genome shotgun sequence encodes:
- the park7 gene encoding Parkinson disease protein 7 homolog, yielding MAGKRALVILAKGAEEMETVIPVDVMRRAGIAVTVAGLTGKEPVLCSRDVNICPDTSLEDARKQGPYDVVLLPGGALGAQNLSESSAVKEVLNDQEGRKGLIAAVCAGPTALLAHGIAYGSTVTTHPGAKDRMMTGGHYTYSEARVQKDGKLITSRGPGTSFEFALAIVEELMGAEVAAQVKAPLMLKD